A genomic stretch from Kogia breviceps isolate mKogBre1 chromosome 1, mKogBre1 haplotype 1, whole genome shotgun sequence includes:
- the ARHGAP30 gene encoding rho GTPase-activating protein 30 isoform X4, with protein sequence MKSRQKGKKKGSSKERVFGCDLQGHLQHSGQEVPQVLRSCAEFVEEYGVVDGIYRLSGVSSNIQKLRQEFEAERKPDLRRDVYLQDIHCVSSLCKAYFRELPDPLLTYRLYDKFAEAVAVQLEPERLVKILEVLRELPVPNYRTLEFLMRHLVHMASLSAQTNMHARNLAIVWAPNLLRSKDIEASGFNGTAAFMEVRVQSIVVEFILTHVDQLFEGAALSGGEVESGWRSLPGVRVSGSPEDLMPRSLPYHLPSILQAGDGPPQMRPYHTIIEIAEHKRKGSLKVRKWRSIFNLGRSGHETKRKLPRGAEDREDKSDKVTLRPAKSMDSLSAVAGVSDEPEGLVGRSSPRPGPLLLASLENDSVEAAEGEQEPEAEALAGTSSEPGTPRPGQSAIRAGGSSHAERRAGVHISEPYYVNLPPHISSMLNISPNIISNISLAGFARGLEYPTLQPRPSPASGPGSGPGLGPGPPDEKLEASPAAGPLADSGPEDMTPALEDCLSQEVEEFSVEPPLDDLSLDEAQFVLAPSCCSLDSPGSRPEAEEESGEEVFLSAYDDLSPLLGPELQTWEGSGSLEEKGTGCGRQEAPAQAEGEQAFWEVEEDREAEAGSRWDIREEAEGSPESEVEGGEASEGGVEAEGSQKVIDSLSERCGEEREETEAKGEESKGQQEDESMEEAKSVEETGGEQGKDKVKERKTEREEEAEEGDEAQGEAGRDPEDGAQEKQIAEESWEVVHKQEAEGGKDEVKGQRGDENQEAREDQGDGEDSRIPEEAAEGGAGEVSKERECGDGEAEGDQRAGGDHVEEGSLPEVSHVESLEVDSAKEGNAQSSEAEHTAPQPPRPEDMDPEGQPSPLGSAGGVSMRLASTLVQVQQVRSVPVVPPKPQFAKMPSAMCGKIHVAPANPCPRPGRLDGTPGERAWGSRASRSSWRNGGSLSFDAAVALARDRQRTEAQAVRRTQTCTGAGDYSLIPQTSPYSTIPAYCPRPLSCLELPDEGTEGSGPRSRFSLPPREPQLPDPVTSPQRRSYAFETQANSEKGEGL encoded by the exons TGCCCCAGGTGCTAAGGAGCTGTGCAGAGTTTGTGGAGGAGTATGGAGTGGTGGATGGGATCTACCGCCTCTCAGGGGTCTCTTCCAACATCCAGAAGCTCCG GCAGGAGTTTGAGGCTGAGCGGAAGCCAGACCTGCGGCGAGATGTTTACCTTCAGGACATTCACTGCGTCTCCTCCCTGTGCAAGGCCTATTTCAGAGAGCTGCCGGACCCCCTGCTCACTTACCGGCTCTATGACAAGTTTGCT GAGGCTGTGGCAGTGCAGCTGGAACCTGAGCGCTTGGTCAAGATCCTAGAGGTGCTTCGAGAACTCCCTGTCCCAAACTACAG GACCCTGGAGTTCCTCATGCGGCACTTGGTGCACATGGCCTCTTTGAGTGCCCAGACCAACATGCACGCCCGCAACCTGGCCATTGTGTGGGCCCCCAACCTGCTGAG GTCTAAGGACAtagaggcctcaggcttcaatgGGACAGCAGCCTTCATGGAGGTGCGGGTGCAGTCCATTGTCGTCGAGTTCATCCTCACACATGTGGACCAGCTCTTTGAGGGTGCTGCTCTCTCTG gTGGTGAGGTGGAAAGTGGATGGCGATCACTTCCAGGGGTCCGGGTGTCAGGCAGCCCCGAGGACCTTATGCCCCGATCCCTGCCCTACCACCTGCCTAGCATCCTGCAGGCTGGTGATGGACCCCCACAGATGCGGCCTTATCACACTATCATAGAGATTGCAGAGCACAA GAGGAAGGGGTCTTTGAAGGTCAGGAAGTGGAGATCTATCTTCAATCTGGGTCGCTCTGGCCATGAGACCAAGCGTAAACTTCCACGGGGGGCTGAGGACAGGG AGGACAAATCTGATAAGGTGACTCTGCGGCCAGCCAAGAGCATGGACTCACTGAGTGCTGTGGCTGGGGTCAGTGATG aGCCAGAGGGGCTGGTGGGACGAAGCAGTCCTCGGCCAGGCCCACTGCTGCTGGCGAGCTTGGAGAATGATTCTGTGGAAGCAGCAGAGGGTGAACAGGAGCCCGAGGCAGAGGCACTGGCTGGCACGAGCTCTGAGCCCGGCACACCACGACCTGGGCAGTCAGCAATCCGTGCTGGGGGCAGCAGCCATGCAGAGCGCCGTGCTGGCGTCCACATCTCAGAGCCCTACTATGTCAACCTCCCACCACACATCAGTTCTATGCTCAACATATCCCCAAACATCATCTCTAACATCTCCTTGGCCGGGTTTGCCCGTGGTCTCGAGTACCCCACCCTACAGCCCCGGCCAAGCCCTGCCTCTGGCCCTGGCTCTGGCCCTGGCCTTGGCCCTGGCCCCCCAG ATGAGAAGTTGGAGGCAAGTCCAGCTGCAGGTCCCCTGGCTGACTCAGGCCCAGAGGACATGACCCCTGCCCTGGAGGACTGCCTGTCCCAGGAG GTGGAGGAGTTCTCCGTGGAGCCACCCCTGGATGACCTGTCTCTGGATGAGGCGCAGTTTGTCCTGGCTCCCAGCTGCTGTTCCCTGGACTCTCCTGGCTCCAGGCCTGAAGCAGAGGAGGAAAGTGGGGAGGAAGTCTTCCTGAGTGCCTATGATGACCTAAGTCCCCTTCTGGGGCCCGAACTCCAAACCTGGGAGGGTTCAGGCAGTCTAGAGGAAAAGGGAACAGGGTGTGGAAGACAGGAGGCTCCAGCACAGGCTGAGGGAGAACAGGCATTCTGGGAAGTTGAGGAGGACAGGGAGGCTGAGGCTGGAAGTAGATGGGACATCAgggaggaggctgaggggagTCCAGAGAGTGAAGTGGAGGGTGGAGAGGCCAGTGAGGGAGGAGTGGAGGCTGAGGGAAGCCAAAAGGTGATTGACAGTTTGAGCGAAAGatgtggggaagagagagaggagacagaggccAAGGGAGAGGAGTCCAAAGGTCAGCAGGAGGATGAGAGTATGGAGGAAGCTAAGAGTGTGGAGGAAACAGGAGGGGAGCAGGGTAAAGACaaggtgaaggaaagaaagactGAGCGAGAAGAAGAGGCTGAGGAAGGAGATGAAGCCCAGGGAGAAGCCGGGAGGGACCCAgaggatggggcccaggaaaAGCAAATTGCTGAAGAGAGCTGGGAAGTTGTACACAAACAAGAGGCTGAAGGAGGCAAAGATGAGGTCAAAGGGCAGAGGGGGGATGAGAACCAAGAGGCAAGAGAAGACCAAGGAGATGGTGAAGATAGCAGAATCCCAGAAGAAGCAGCTGAAGGAGGAGCAGGGGAGGTCAGCAAGGAACGGGAGTGTGGAGACGGAGAAGCTGAGGGAGACCAGAGGGCTGGAGGTGACCATGTAGAAGAGGGCTCTCTCCCTGAAGTGTCACATGTAGAGTCCCTGGAGGTTGACAGTGCCAAAGAGGGCAATGCCCAGTCCTCTGAGGCAGAACACACAGCCCCACAGCCACCCCGGCCAGAGGACATGGATCCTGAGGGGCAGCCCAGTCCCCTTGGCTCAGCTGGTGGTGTGAGCATGCGCCTGGCTTCCACCCTGGTTCAGGTCCAACAGGTCCGCTCTGTGCCTGTGGTGCCCCCCAAACCACAGTTTGCCAAGATGCCCAGTGCAATGTGTGGCAAGATCCATGTGGCACCAGCAAACCCATGCCCAAGGCCTGGCCGGCTTGATGGAACTCCTGGGGAACGGGCCTGGGGGTCCCGAGCCTCCCGCTCCTCTTGGAGAAATGGGGGCAGTCTTTCCTTTGATGCTGCTGTGGCCCTCGCCCGGGACCGCCAGAGGACTGAAGCTCAGGCAGTTCGGCGGACCCAGACCTGTACTGGGGCTGGGGACTACAGCCTCATCCCCCAAACCTCCCCCTATAGCACGATCCCTGCCTATTGTCCGCGGCCCCTTAGCTGCCTGGAGCTCCCAGATGAAGGCACAGAAGGGTCTGGACCCCGGAGTCGGTTTAGTCTGCCCCCGAGAGAACCCCAGCTCCCTGACCCCGTTACGTCCCCCCAGCGCCGATCGTATGCATTTGAAACACAGGCTAACTCTGAGAAAGGTGAGGGGCTGTGA
- the ARHGAP30 gene encoding rho GTPase-activating protein 30 isoform X5: protein MKSRQKGKKKGSSKERVFGCDLQGHLQHSGQEVPQVLRSCAEFVEEYGVVDGIYRLSGVSSNIQKLRQEFEAERKPDLRRDVYLQDIHCVSSLCKAYFRELPDPLLTYRLYDKFAEAVAVQLEPERLVKILEVLRELPVPNYRTLEFLMRHLVHMASLSAQTNMHARNLAIVWAPNLLRSKDIEASGFNGTAAFMEVRVQSIVVEFILTHVDQLFEGAALSGGEVESGWRSLPGVRVSGSPEDLMPRSLPYHLPSILQAGDGPPQMRPYHTIIEIAEHKKGSLKVRKWRSIFNLGRSGHETKRKLPRGAEDREDKSDKVTLRPAKSMDSLSAVAGVSDEPEGLVGRSSPRPGPLLLASLENDSVEAAEGEQEPEAEALAGTSSEPGTPRPGQSAIRAGGSSHAERRAGVHISEPYYVNLPPHISSMLNISPNIISNISLAGFARGLEYPTLQPRPSPASGPGSGPGLGPGPPDEKLEASPAAGPLADSGPEDMTPALEDCLSQEVEEFSVEPPLDDLSLDEAQFVLAPSCCSLDSPGSRPEAEEESGEEVFLSAYDDLSPLLGPELQTWEGSGSLEEKGTGCGRQEAPAQAEGEQAFWEVEEDREAEAGSRWDIREEAEGSPESEVEGGEASEGGVEAEGSQKVIDSLSERCGEEREETEAKGEESKGQQEDESMEEAKSVEETGGEQGKDKVKERKTEREEEAEEGDEAQGEAGRDPEDGAQEKQIAEESWEVVHKQEAEGGKDEVKGQRGDENQEAREDQGDGEDSRIPEEAAEGGAGEVSKERECGDGEAEGDQRAGGDHVEEGSLPEVSHVESLEVDSAKEGNAQSSEAEHTAPQPPRPEDMDPEGQPSPLGSAGGVSMRLASTLVQVQQVRSVPVVPPKPQFAKMPSAMCGKIHVAPANPCPRPGRLDGTPGERAWGSRASRSSWRNGGSLSFDAAVALARDRQRTEAQAVRRTQTCTGAGDYSLIPQTSPYSTIPAYCPRPLSCLELPDEGTEGSGPRSRFSLPPREPQLPDPVTSPQRRSYAFETQANSEKGEGL from the exons TGCCCCAGGTGCTAAGGAGCTGTGCAGAGTTTGTGGAGGAGTATGGAGTGGTGGATGGGATCTACCGCCTCTCAGGGGTCTCTTCCAACATCCAGAAGCTCCG GCAGGAGTTTGAGGCTGAGCGGAAGCCAGACCTGCGGCGAGATGTTTACCTTCAGGACATTCACTGCGTCTCCTCCCTGTGCAAGGCCTATTTCAGAGAGCTGCCGGACCCCCTGCTCACTTACCGGCTCTATGACAAGTTTGCT GAGGCTGTGGCAGTGCAGCTGGAACCTGAGCGCTTGGTCAAGATCCTAGAGGTGCTTCGAGAACTCCCTGTCCCAAACTACAG GACCCTGGAGTTCCTCATGCGGCACTTGGTGCACATGGCCTCTTTGAGTGCCCAGACCAACATGCACGCCCGCAACCTGGCCATTGTGTGGGCCCCCAACCTGCTGAG GTCTAAGGACAtagaggcctcaggcttcaatgGGACAGCAGCCTTCATGGAGGTGCGGGTGCAGTCCATTGTCGTCGAGTTCATCCTCACACATGTGGACCAGCTCTTTGAGGGTGCTGCTCTCTCTG gTGGTGAGGTGGAAAGTGGATGGCGATCACTTCCAGGGGTCCGGGTGTCAGGCAGCCCCGAGGACCTTATGCCCCGATCCCTGCCCTACCACCTGCCTAGCATCCTGCAGGCTGGTGATGGACCCCCACAGATGCGGCCTTATCACACTATCATAGAGATTGCAGAGCACAA GAAGGGGTCTTTGAAGGTCAGGAAGTGGAGATCTATCTTCAATCTGGGTCGCTCTGGCCATGAGACCAAGCGTAAACTTCCACGGGGGGCTGAGGACAGGG AGGACAAATCTGATAAGGTGACTCTGCGGCCAGCCAAGAGCATGGACTCACTGAGTGCTGTGGCTGGGGTCAGTGATG aGCCAGAGGGGCTGGTGGGACGAAGCAGTCCTCGGCCAGGCCCACTGCTGCTGGCGAGCTTGGAGAATGATTCTGTGGAAGCAGCAGAGGGTGAACAGGAGCCCGAGGCAGAGGCACTGGCTGGCACGAGCTCTGAGCCCGGCACACCACGACCTGGGCAGTCAGCAATCCGTGCTGGGGGCAGCAGCCATGCAGAGCGCCGTGCTGGCGTCCACATCTCAGAGCCCTACTATGTCAACCTCCCACCACACATCAGTTCTATGCTCAACATATCCCCAAACATCATCTCTAACATCTCCTTGGCCGGGTTTGCCCGTGGTCTCGAGTACCCCACCCTACAGCCCCGGCCAAGCCCTGCCTCTGGCCCTGGCTCTGGCCCTGGCCTTGGCCCTGGCCCCCCAG ATGAGAAGTTGGAGGCAAGTCCAGCTGCAGGTCCCCTGGCTGACTCAGGCCCAGAGGACATGACCCCTGCCCTGGAGGACTGCCTGTCCCAGGAG GTGGAGGAGTTCTCCGTGGAGCCACCCCTGGATGACCTGTCTCTGGATGAGGCGCAGTTTGTCCTGGCTCCCAGCTGCTGTTCCCTGGACTCTCCTGGCTCCAGGCCTGAAGCAGAGGAGGAAAGTGGGGAGGAAGTCTTCCTGAGTGCCTATGATGACCTAAGTCCCCTTCTGGGGCCCGAACTCCAAACCTGGGAGGGTTCAGGCAGTCTAGAGGAAAAGGGAACAGGGTGTGGAAGACAGGAGGCTCCAGCACAGGCTGAGGGAGAACAGGCATTCTGGGAAGTTGAGGAGGACAGGGAGGCTGAGGCTGGAAGTAGATGGGACATCAgggaggaggctgaggggagTCCAGAGAGTGAAGTGGAGGGTGGAGAGGCCAGTGAGGGAGGAGTGGAGGCTGAGGGAAGCCAAAAGGTGATTGACAGTTTGAGCGAAAGatgtggggaagagagagaggagacagaggccAAGGGAGAGGAGTCCAAAGGTCAGCAGGAGGATGAGAGTATGGAGGAAGCTAAGAGTGTGGAGGAAACAGGAGGGGAGCAGGGTAAAGACaaggtgaaggaaagaaagactGAGCGAGAAGAAGAGGCTGAGGAAGGAGATGAAGCCCAGGGAGAAGCCGGGAGGGACCCAgaggatggggcccaggaaaAGCAAATTGCTGAAGAGAGCTGGGAAGTTGTACACAAACAAGAGGCTGAAGGAGGCAAAGATGAGGTCAAAGGGCAGAGGGGGGATGAGAACCAAGAGGCAAGAGAAGACCAAGGAGATGGTGAAGATAGCAGAATCCCAGAAGAAGCAGCTGAAGGAGGAGCAGGGGAGGTCAGCAAGGAACGGGAGTGTGGAGACGGAGAAGCTGAGGGAGACCAGAGGGCTGGAGGTGACCATGTAGAAGAGGGCTCTCTCCCTGAAGTGTCACATGTAGAGTCCCTGGAGGTTGACAGTGCCAAAGAGGGCAATGCCCAGTCCTCTGAGGCAGAACACACAGCCCCACAGCCACCCCGGCCAGAGGACATGGATCCTGAGGGGCAGCCCAGTCCCCTTGGCTCAGCTGGTGGTGTGAGCATGCGCCTGGCTTCCACCCTGGTTCAGGTCCAACAGGTCCGCTCTGTGCCTGTGGTGCCCCCCAAACCACAGTTTGCCAAGATGCCCAGTGCAATGTGTGGCAAGATCCATGTGGCACCAGCAAACCCATGCCCAAGGCCTGGCCGGCTTGATGGAACTCCTGGGGAACGGGCCTGGGGGTCCCGAGCCTCCCGCTCCTCTTGGAGAAATGGGGGCAGTCTTTCCTTTGATGCTGCTGTGGCCCTCGCCCGGGACCGCCAGAGGACTGAAGCTCAGGCAGTTCGGCGGACCCAGACCTGTACTGGGGCTGGGGACTACAGCCTCATCCCCCAAACCTCCCCCTATAGCACGATCCCTGCCTATTGTCCGCGGCCCCTTAGCTGCCTGGAGCTCCCAGATGAAGGCACAGAAGGGTCTGGACCCCGGAGTCGGTTTAGTCTGCCCCCGAGAGAACCCCAGCTCCCTGACCCCGTTACGTCCCCCCAGCGCCGATCGTATGCATTTGAAACACAGGCTAACTCTGAGAAAGGTGAGGGGCTGTGA